The Montipora capricornis isolate CH-2021 chromosome 3, ASM3666992v2, whole genome shotgun sequence genome window below encodes:
- the LOC138040805 gene encoding histamine H2 receptor-like yields the protein MNFSTWNFVWASLFAVIAFLAAGGNILTIIIFHKKKLRKRRRFLLISLAVADILVGLVAVPLYITFMYLYIDNVSYRYLKILVVIYEGVDMFAAFASIFTLAVIALERMYAIGWPFRHRVLKTQAYAVAIAIPWIMAFIVTIIALSLRHRQSSVVFTSIFISISILLTCVAYFVLWKKERSRKVRHQVQGTKDVKLTKTVVLITTAFVLTWLPFQVLSLVIHLCISCGEISLVVIYMIKLLQYGNSVINIVIYPVRDEEYRKSLFKMLSIFKCSCRNKIIPLSPANMGISVICVVSYSIKDTQLRFDNFQENTRL from the coding sequence ATGAATTTTAGCACGTGGAATTTTGTATGGGCCTCGTTGTTTGCAGTGATCGCATTTTTGGCTGCTGGTGGAAATATACTAACCATAATCATATTTCACAAGAAGAAATTACGCAAACGGCGTCGTTTTCTCCTTATAAGCTTGGCGGTAGCAGATATTCTAGTTGGACTGGTCGCAGTTCCACTTTATATCACATTTATGTACCTATATATAGACAATGTCAGCTACCGGTATCTTAAAATTTTAGTTGTAATCTACGAAGGTGTCGATATGTTTGCTGCGTTTGCTTCCATCTTTACCCTTGCTGTGATTGCATTGGAGAGAATGTATGCCATTGGTTGGCCCTTTCGTCACCGAGTTCTGAAAACCCAAGCGTATGCCGTTGCTATAGCAATTCCGTGGATAATGGCGTTTATTGTGACCATAATTGCACTTTCCTTGCGGCATCGACAATCCTCCGTGGTCTTTACATCGATATTCATATCGATATCCATTCTCCTAACCTGTGTAGCTTACTTTGTCCTTTGGAAGAAAGAGAGGTCTCGAAAAGTGCGCCATCAAGTTCAGGGGACCAAAGATGTAAAATTGACTAAGACGGTAGTGTTGATAACAACAGCGTTTGTGCTAACTTGGCTTCCCTTTCAGGTTTTAAGCTTGGTTATACATCTTTGCATTTCATGCGGGGAAATTTCTCTCGTTGTAATTTATATGATCAAGTTGCTCCAGTATGGAAATTCGGTAATAAACATCGTCATTTATCCTGTCAGAGATGAGGAATATAGAAAATCTCTTTTCAAAATGCTGTCTATTTTTAAATGCTCATGTCGAAATAAGATCATTCCTTTATCGCCGGCAAACATGGGAATTTCTGTTATTTGTGTGGTGTCCTATTCTATAAAAGATACGCAACTACGTTTTGATAATTTCCAGGAAAACACAAGACTCTAA